The window GGACACGGGGGCACTGGTCGAGGCGTACGCCCGTGAACTGAACCTCGCCGCACCGGTGTTGCCCTGGCACACCCTGCGTACCCCCGTCGCCGACCTGGCGGGAGCCCTCGCGTTCACCGCGGGCGCCCTCGGCAAGGCGGCCACCGACGTGCTCACCCTCGCCCGTACGGAGATCCGTGAGCTGAGCGAGGGCACGGGCGGCGGTTCCTCCGCCATGCCGCACAAGGCGAACCCGGTGCGCGCCACCCTCGTCGCCGCGGCGGCCCGCCGGGCGCCGCAGCTCGCCGCGACGCTGTACGGATCCCTGGCCGCCGAGGACGAACGGCCCGCCGGTGCCTGGCACGCCGAGTGGGAGCCCCTGCGCGACCTGCTGCGTCTGGTCGGCGGGGCCGCGCGTGACACGGTCGAGCTGGCCGAGGGTCTGCGGGTCCACGCGGACGCGATGCGCGCCCATCTGGACCTCACCCACGGCCTGATCATCTCCGAGCGGCTCTCCGCCGAACTCGCGCCGGTCCTCGGGCGCGCCCGGGCCAAGGACCTGCTCACACGCGCCGCGCGGCGGGCCACCGCAGAGGACCGGCCACTCGTCGAGCTCCTCGCCGAGGAGCCCGAGTTGAAGGACCTCGACCTCGTGGCCCTCACCGACCCGACCCAGTACACCGGCTCCGCCGGAGCCCTCACCGACCGTGCCCTGGAGCGAAGTTGAGCACCCGACAGCAGCCCCTGTCCGACGGCAAGTTGCTCCACCACCGCGCCGAGGGTCCCGTAACCGCTCCCCCGCTTCTCCTCGGCCCGTCCCTCGGCACGTCGACGGCCCTGTGGGACAAGGTCGCGCCCGAACTGTCCGTCACCCACCGGGTCGTGCGCTGGGACCTGCCGGGTCACGGCCACTCCCCCGCCGGTCTGATCGGCCCCGGCGCGACCGTCGCCGACCTCGCCGCGCTGGTGCTCGCGCTCGCCGATTCGCTCGGCCTCGACCGTTTCTCGTACGCCGGTGTCTCGCTCGGCGGCGCGGTGGGGCTGCATCTCGCCGTCCACCACCCCGAGCGGGTGGAACGGCTCGCGGTGATCTGCTCCTCCGCCCACTTCAACGGCTCCAGGCCGTGGGAGGAGCGGGCCGCGCTGGTGCGCGCCGAGGGGCTGGCCGGGCTTGCGGAGGGCGCCGACGCGCGTTGGTTCACACCGGGTTTCACCGTTCCGGAGCTGGTCGAGGACCATCGCAGGGCGGATCCGGACTCGTACGCCGCCTGCTGTGACGCGCTAGCGGCCTTCGACCTGCGGGAGCGGCTGCCGGAGATCGGCGCGCCGACGCTGCTCGTCGCCGGGCGCGAGGATCCCGCGACACCGCCCGCGCATCTGCGCGAGATCGCCGACGCGGTGCCCGGTGCCGCGCTCGTCGAGATCCCGGGGGCCTCTCACCTCGCGCCCGCCCAGTGCCCGGAGGCCGTGCTCACCGCGCTGCGCGCGCACTTCGACGGCGGTGCCAAGCGGGGCATGGAGGTGCGCCGCCAGGTGCTCGGCGACACACACGTCGACCGTGCGCAGGCCCGGCAGTCGGAGTTCACGGCACGGTTCCAGGACTTCATCTCGCGGTACGCGTGGGGCGAGATCTGGACCGATCCGACGCTTGCGCGCCGCGAGCGCAGCATGATCACGCTGACCGCCCTGGTGGCGCACGGCCACTACGACGAGTTGGCGATGCACATCCGCGCCGCCCGCCGCAACGGGCTCACGCCGGAGGAGATCGGCGCGGTGCTGCTGCAGACCGCCGTGTACTGCGGGGTCCCGGCGGCCAACTCGGCGTTCGCCGTGGCGCAGCGGGTGCTCGCGGAGGAGGACGAGGCGGCCGGCTGACTGTCGGCCGACCGGGGCCCTTGAACCTGGACGCCGGTCACCGCGCCGTCTGCCCTCGGTCACAGCTACCGGGGCGCCCACCCCTGAACCACCGGCCACTGGGCCCGTCCAGCCCTCGGCTACCGGCTACCGGCTACCGGCTACCGGCTACCGGCTACCGGCTACCGGCTACCGGCTACCGGCTACCGGCTACCGGCTACCGGGCCATCCTCCCTCGGCCACCGGCCACCGGTCACCGAGCCGTTTGCCCCTCGGTCACCGAGGGCGCGGCACTCGGCCCGTGTTCAGTGCCAGTGCCTCCCGGGCCCTGGTCACCAGGCCGTCCGCGCCGCAGGTCCGTGCCAGTGTCAGACCGCGGGTCAGCTCCGTGACGGAGTGGGACGCGATGCCGTATTCGACGCGGGCCGCCGCGTGTTCGTAGGCGCAGGGAGACGCCTCCAGGTACGCGACCGCCTGGGCGAGCAGTGTGACCGAGCGCCGGCCGGTCTCCAGGGCGGCGGCGCAGCGCAGGGCCTCTCCTATGGCGGTGTCCGTGCCGAAGCGTTCGGCCTGCATACGGGCGTCGGCCGCCACCTCGGCGGCGCGCCGCGGGTCGGCGACGGCGAGGGTCCGGGCGAGTTCTCCGGCCCAGGGCGCCATCACCGTGTTGTGGCCGCCGCGGGCCGCGGACAACTTCTCCGCGGTCTCCAGCTCGTTCACGCCCTCCTCGACACGGCCGGTGGCGATCAGCAGGCGGCCCCTTATCGAGTGGGTGTCCGGCAGGACGATCGTGGACGGGTGGGGCGGTTCGAAGGAGTACCGCTCGGCGATCTCCTCGGCCGCGCCCACATGGCCGCGGGCGAGCAGCGTGTCGATGAGCATGCACGCCGCCGACCAGTGCATGGGCAGCCCGTGGCCCACGCGGTCCGCCAGGCGGAGGGCCTCGCGCAGGGACTCCTCGGCGTCCACGAGGCGGCCCCGTCTGCGGAGCACGTATCCGCCGAAGGCGTGCGAGAGGGCCAGATGGCCGCCGCTCCATCCGGCGTGCTCGTAGCTGCGCTGGGCCTCCGTGAAGAGGCTCTCGGCGCGGTCGAGACGGTCCGCGTACGTGTAGGAGATGCCGAGCATCATGAGGAGCTCGAAGCTCCACTCGGTGTCGGTCCAGCCGAGGCCCGGCGCGAGGCGGCCGTTGACGAGGGCGCGGTCGCAGAGTTCGACGACCTCCTCGGCGTTCTCCCCGCGGGTCATCGCGTCGAAGGCGCGCAGGATGAGCAGGGCGCGCTCGGAGTTGTCGCGCCCTGTGAGCGGCCTGACGAGTTCGGCGAGGCGGCGGGAGCGGCCGGTCGCGTCCTCCTCGCCTGCGTGGATGCCCTCCCACATGTAGTGCACGGCCTGCAGGCGCATTCGGGCGGGACCGGCCTCCAGCCGGTCGGCCTCCGCGTCGACCGTGGCGACGGCCTCCTCCAGCTGGTCGTTGTGGACGAGCGCGGAGGAGAGGCGGCAGACCGCGTCGACCCGGAGTTCCTCCTCCAGGCCGTGCACCGTGAGCGCTTCCCGGAGGTGTCCGATCGTCGTCGCGGGCGAGGTGAGGAGCGTGGCGCAGCCCAACTCGTAGAGCACGCGCGCGTGGACCTCGGGAAGCGGCGGTTCCAGCAGGGCGCGCTCCAGACAGCGGCGGGCCGCGTCCGGGGCGCCGACGGCGAGGTGCTCGCGGGCGGCCTCGCGCATCTGCTCGACGAGTTCGGGGTCGTCGTCCGGATGTACTTCGAGGAGGTGGCGGGAGGCCGCGGCGGCGCCGAGGCCCGACGCGGTGACTACCGAGGCGGCCACGCCGTGCATCGCGGTGCGCAGCGCGTCCGGGATCGAGCGGTAGACGGCGGTGGCGATGAGCG is drawn from Streptomyces liliifuscus and contains these coding sequences:
- a CDS encoding ATP-binding protein, whose product is MTEARPGTAASAPLWERDAELAAVAEAVDALCAGSASGSLLVFTGEAGIGKTALLAESRRIAETRKCTVWSARGGETITSVPFNVVRQLLQPALVALMPDEAREYFGDWYDIAGPALGIAEPGDRQADPQGVCDGLVAAVRRLARREWPLVLLVDDAHWADQESLHWLGAFAERLDDLPVLVVVARRPGDATGESARHLDTVGALAGPMPSLRALTPDATAGLTRATLGAHADVPFCREVWAVTGGNPYETVELLAKVQDSDFEPVEDSASELRALNRSARGRGLVDRLEGLGVDATRFAWAAAILGTQISLELAAELAGMPRDEAERCAALLGAARILTEADRTTAQVDDGDLEFVHPLIATAVYRSIPDALRTAMHGVAASVVTASGLGAAAASRHLLEVHPDDDPELVEQMREAAREHLAVGAPDAARRCLERALLEPPLPEVHARVLYELGCATLLTSPATTIGHLREALTVHGLEEELRVDAVCRLSSALVHNDQLEEAVATVDAEADRLEAGPARMRLQAVHYMWEGIHAGEEDATGRSRRLAELVRPLTGRDNSERALLILRAFDAMTRGENAEEVVELCDRALVNGRLAPGLGWTDTEWSFELLMMLGISYTYADRLDRAESLFTEAQRSYEHAGWSGGHLALSHAFGGYVLRRRGRLVDAEESLREALRLADRVGHGLPMHWSAACMLIDTLLARGHVGAAEEIAERYSFEPPHPSTIVLPDTHSIRGRLLIATGRVEEGVNELETAEKLSAARGGHNTVMAPWAGELARTLAVADPRRAAEVAADARMQAERFGTDTAIGEALRCAAALETGRRSVTLLAQAVAYLEASPCAYEHAAARVEYGIASHSVTELTRGLTLARTCGADGLVTRAREALALNTGRVPRPR
- the pcaB gene encoding 3-carboxy-cis,cis-muconate cycloisomerase, which codes for MGSGDPVGSDVGLLAPGRAGSPAESATGDRAFLQALLDAEAALTRAQASLGLAPAEAADTVTAAADAARFDVRDLALRARGGGNPVIPLVADLTAAVETVDAGHAPYVHRGATSQDIMDTATMLVGARTLDLILADLARTEVALARLAREHRDTVMPGRTLTQHAVPTTFGLKAAGWRSLVLDARDRVQAVRDRLPAQLGGAAGTLAAFTAYGTPDTGALVEAYARELNLAAPVLPWHTLRTPVADLAGALAFTAGALGKAATDVLTLARTEIRELSEGTGGGSSAMPHKANPVRATLVAAAARRAPQLAATLYGSLAAEDERPAGAWHAEWEPLRDLLRLVGGAARDTVELAEGLRVHADAMRAHLDLTHGLIISERLSAELAPVLGRARAKDLLTRAARRATAEDRPLVELLAEEPELKDLDLVALTDPTQYTGSAGALTDRALERS
- the pcaDC gene encoding bifunctional 3-oxoadipate enol-lactonase/4-carboxymuconolactone decarboxylase PcaDC, whose product is MSTRQQPLSDGKLLHHRAEGPVTAPPLLLGPSLGTSTALWDKVAPELSVTHRVVRWDLPGHGHSPAGLIGPGATVADLAALVLALADSLGLDRFSYAGVSLGGAVGLHLAVHHPERVERLAVICSSAHFNGSRPWEERAALVRAEGLAGLAEGADARWFTPGFTVPELVEDHRRADPDSYAACCDALAAFDLRERLPEIGAPTLLVAGREDPATPPAHLREIADAVPGAALVEIPGASHLAPAQCPEAVLTALRAHFDGGAKRGMEVRRQVLGDTHVDRAQARQSEFTARFQDFISRYAWGEIWTDPTLARRERSMITLTALVAHGHYDELAMHIRAARRNGLTPEEIGAVLLQTAVYCGVPAANSAFAVAQRVLAEEDEAAG